Genomic DNA from uncultured Desulfuromusa sp.:
CTGATCTGGCTAAACAGCTTGGTGTCAGCAAGCGCAGCATTTACGACCACTTCAGTTCAAAAGTTAATCTTATCGAGGCTGTTCTCAACGAAATTTTATCTGACCTGCAAGTGCAGATTCAGGAGATTGTTAACTCTCAACAGCTGAATACAATCGATAAATTAAGCGCCCTGCTAACAGCATCACCTAAAGCTCTTGGCCCCCTCAGTTCTCGGGTTATTGTCGACATCAAACGAAAACTCCCGGAACAGTGGAACAAATTTGAGTATTTTTTTGATGCACGATGGCAAGAAATAGAAAAAATCATCGGGCTCGGAATTCAACAAAAGCAATTCAGAACTTTCGACATGAGAATTGTTCAACAGATTTACCGAGGATCAATAAACGAACTCTATGAATATCAATTTTTGACACAAAGCAACCAAACGTTTCAAAACGCAATAGCAGCCATGACTGACATCTTGATATTTGGCTTTATTGCAACGGACAATCGGCAACCATCAAACTAATGCCAACGAATATGTACCTTGTTGACTTGATATCTTGGTTACCTCTACCCCATATACTACACGCATCAAACTGGAGGTTCCGCTATGGAAA
This window encodes:
- a CDS encoding TetR/AcrR family transcriptional regulator; this encodes MLKRIRTEALNLMNEKGINFTIADLAKQLGVSKRSIYDHFSSKVNLIEAVLNEILSDLQVQIQEIVNSQQLNTIDKLSALLTASPKALGPLSSRVIVDIKRKLPEQWNKFEYFFDARWQEIEKIIGLGIQQKQFRTFDMRIVQQIYRGSINELYEYQFLTQSNQTFQNAIAAMTDILIFGFIATDNRQPSN